One genomic segment of Musa acuminata AAA Group cultivar baxijiao chromosome BXJ3-3, Cavendish_Baxijiao_AAA, whole genome shotgun sequence includes these proteins:
- the LOC103979768 gene encoding BURP domain-containing protein 12-like, giving the protein MAFPLPLPPRPLLILFLLVPSLLLPSRSSANETAATPPSTALNPFTAKAAVIRYWNRKVTANRPQPAFLLSKLSPLSALDYATFSSLAAAGPSALSPRLPALCAAARLLCFPTRFESYASATTARDGPSDFATYQTSNFSNYATGAVGGTQSFENYSESLNVPVDTFRRYSRDSAGHNDSFASYAPGGNVVTAKFTSYASSATGGTGDFTSYGDDTNNPELKFTNYDAQANGRHQSFGSYSDDANSGDQSFAGYGKDGNGVVSAFASYANDSNVIGSGFAGYGEGANAARDSFTNYGFNGNVPENNFRSYGDRGNGGSERFSSYRDESNVGDDSFTSYAKGSNAGTAEFDNYGNSFNPGSDSFKGYGQGFGNHEITFKSYIGENNSFKGYAKSGIDFKAYRHPSSSPSSAHPADAAVKPVKKIAGHWLVEPGKFFREHELRSGNLMPMPDIRDKMPARSFLPRSIAGRIAFSAAEVQRFFGIPADTALGKAVADTVAECERAPSRGETKRCATSAEDVIDFAVAMLGSNVVARSTESTAGSKGTVLIGKVRGVNGGGVTRSVSCHQSLFPYLVYYCHSVPRVRVYEADILAVQTKERINRGVAICHLDTSDWSASHGAFLSLGSAPGRIEVCHWIFERDMTWTVAD; this is encoded by the coding sequence ATGGCCTTTCCACTTCCACTGCCGCCTCGTCCTCTGCTCATTCTTTTCCTGCTCGTACCGTCGCTTCTTCTACCCTCTCGTTCCTCCGCCAATGAAACCGCTGCAACTCCTCCCTCCACCGCCCTTAATCCATTTACCGCCAAGGCGGCCGTGATACGGTACTGGAACCGCAAGGTCACCGCCAACCGCCCGCAACCGGCCTTCCTCCTCTCCAAGCTTTCCCCGCTCTCCGCCCTCGACTACGCCACCTTCTCCTCTCTTGCTGCCGCTGGGCCGTCCGCTCTTTCCCCGCGCCTCCCCGCCCTCTGCGCTGCCGCCCGCCTCCTCTGCTTCCCCACCCGCTTCGAGTCCTACGCCTCCGCCACCACTGCACGTGATGGCCCCTCCGACTTCGCGACCTACCAGACCTCCAACTTCTCTAACTACGCCACCGGCGCGGTCGGTGGGACCCAATCGTTCGAGAACTACTCCGAGTCCCTCAACGTGCCGGTCGACACCTTCCGCCGCTACAGCCGCGACTCCGCCGGCCATAACGACTCCTTCGCGTCCTACGCCCCTGGAGGCAACGTCGTCACCGCCAAATTCACCAGCTACGCTTCCTCCGCCACCGGCGGCACCGGGGATTTTACTTCTTACGGTGATGATACCAACAATCCTGAACTCAAGTTCACCAACTACGACGCCCAAGCCAACGGTCGCCACCAGTCCTTCGGAAGCTACTCCGACGACGCCAATTCCGGCGACCAGTCCTTTGCCGGGTATGGCAAGGACGGCAACGGTGTCGTCTCCGCATTCGCCAGCTACGCCAATGACTCCAACGTCATCGGTTCCGGTTTCGCCGGCTACGGTGAGGGCGCCAATGCCGCGAGAGATAGTTTCACCAACTACGGTTTCAACGGCAACGTGCCGGAGAACAACTTCCGGTCCTACGGAGATCGCGGTAACGGCGGATCGGAGAGGTTCTCGAGTTATCGTGACGAGTCGAACGTCGGAGACGACAGCTTCACCTCCTACGCCAAAGGCAGCAACGCTGGCACAGCCGAATTCGACAACTATGGGAACTCCTTCAACCCCGGCAGCGATTCCTTCAAAGGCTACGGTCAAGGGTTCGGCAATCATGAAATCACGTTCAAGAGCTACATCGGCGAGAACAATTCCTTCAAGGGCTATGCCAAGTCCGGCATCGACTTCAAGGCCTATCGCCACCCATCATCCTCGCCCTCCTCCGCCCACCCCGCTGATGCCGCAGTGAAGCCCGTCAAGAAGATAGCAGGGCACTGGCTGGTGGAGCCGGGTAAGTTTTTCCGCGAGCACGAGCTCCGGAGCGGCAACTTGATGCCGATGCCGGACATCCGCGACAAGATGCCGGCGCGGTCGTTCTTGCCGCGGTCGATCGCCGGGAGAATCGCCTTCTCAGCAGCCGAGGTGCAGCGGTTCTTCGGGATTCCGGCCGACACGGCGCTGGGGAAAGCGGTGGCCGACACGGTGGCGGAGTGCGAGAGGGCGCCGAGCCGGGGTGAGACGAAGCGGTGCGCGACGTCGGCGGAGGACGTGATTGACTTCGCGGTGGCGATGCTGGGGAGCAACGTGGTTGCGCGGAGTACAGAGAGCACGGCCGGGTCCAAGGGTACCGTCCTGATAGGGAAGGTGCGGGGGGTGAACGGCGGCGGCGTCACCCGGTCGGTGTCGTGCCACCAAAGCCTCTTCCCGTATCTGGTGTACTACTGCCACTCGGTGCCACGGGTGCGGGTGTACGAGGCGGACATCCTAGCCGTCCAAACCAAGGAGAGGATCAATCGCGGTGTAGCGATCTGTCACCTTGACACGTCGGACTGGAGTGCGAGCCACGGGGCCTTCCTGTCGCTGGGGTCCGCCCCCGGGAGGATCGAGGTCTGCCATTGGATCTTCGAGAGAGACATGACGTGGACGGTGGCCGATTGA
- the LOC135632806 gene encoding putative pentatricopeptide repeat-containing protein At5g40405 gives MRLQWPNPSSLKQATQLHARLIVAGALVHPLSTTLLLKCLTGFSDRSADLSYALNFFFQIPDPSAFQWNTIIRTCSRNHRPRESLHLYHQMRRKDVPPDAYTFQFLFKSCGLSAFVLEGQMVHGVSVKLFPERYGHIANSLVHMYIEFGWIDDAMRAFGPIVQKDVVSWTTIIGGLVKFGSVDEARKLFDKMPVRNVVSWTSMIAGYAKAGRAEEAVQLFKEMLSDDVTPDTVAMAAVLSACARLRDLKLGKWIHQLVIEKRIGISSNLAVALIDMYAKGGDIKSAYQIFDSMDHKIVPAWNAIIDGYCKMGDIDIGRSLFEQMDSPDIISFNSMLTGYIQNSRLKEALLLFAKLQMSGLRPDKFTLVGLLTACANLGVLSKGKVLHAYVEQGLVKRDVFLGTALLDMYAKCGKMDQAMLVFGRMEERDAQTWTVIISGLAMNGMGKHALEHFCLMKNKGLRPNAVAYVSVLTACSHSGLLDEGHMFFDEMSSIYSIKPEIEHYGCMVDLLGRRGRLQEAIELIETMPMEPNAVIWGSMLSACRLYKNTELAEKATKHLLELEPQEDAVYVQLYNIYIDNKRWADACKIRRLMEERGVKKTAGYSSITVGGQVHKFIAGDQMHPDIMEIQSMIGEMTERLKLAGYSPITEQISVEMDEEEKEQALFTHSEKMAIAFGIMKLPSNLPIHVLKNLRVCEDCHSAIKLISKIWNRYIVVRDRSRFHHFRDAHCSCNDFW, from the coding sequence ATGCGACTGCAATGGCCAAATCCATCATCTCTGAAGCAAGCAACCCAACTCCACGCGCGACTCATCGTCGCCGGAGCTCTCGTCCATCCCCTGTCCACAACCCTTCTGCTGAAATGCCTCACTGGCTTTTCCGACCGCTCTGCCGATCTCTCCTACGCCCTAAATTTCTTCTTTCAAATCCCAGACCCGTCCGCTTTTCAGTGGAACACCATCATCCGGACTTGTTCTAGGAACCATCGCCCCAGGGAATCCCTCCATTTGTACCACCAAATGCGTCGAAAGGATGTACCGCCCGACGCTTACACCTTTCAGTTCTTGTTCAAATCCTGTGGCCTCTCGGCTTTCGTTCTTGAGGGGCAGATGGTGCATGGTGTTTCCGTCAAACTCTTTCCCGAACGCTACGGCCACATCGCGAATTCTTTGGTCCATATGTATATTGAATTCGGGTGGATCGATGATGCGATGCGGGCGTTTGGACCGATTGTCCAGAAGGATGTTGTCTCGTGGACAACGATCATCGGAGGTCTTGTGAAGTTTGGCTCGGTGGATGAAGCTCGGAAGTTGTTTGACAAAATGCCTGTGAGGAATGTGGTCTCGTGGACGAGTATGATAGCAGGCTATGCTAAAGCCGGAAGGGCTGAGGAAGCTGTTCAGCTTTTCAAGGAGATGCTATCCGATGATGTCACGCCGGACACTGTAGCAATGGCTGCTGTCCTATCAGCATGTGCGCGGTTGCGGGATCTGAAATTGGGCAAGTGGATTCATCAGCTTGTCATCGAGAAGAGAATTGGAATCAGTAGCAATCTCGCAGTCGCCCTAATTGATATGTATGCAAAGGGTGGAGATATCAAGTCTGCTTATCAGATTTTCGATTCGATGGATCACAAGATTGTACCAGCTTGGAATGCTATCATTGACGGGTACTGCAAGATGGGCGACATAGACATAGGTCGCTCGCTCTTTGAACAGATGGATTCCCCTGATATCATCTCATTCAACTCAATGTTGACCGGGTACATCCAGAACAGTAGGCTTAAGGAAGCATTGCTCTTGTTTGCAAAACTGCAGATGTCTGGCTTGCGGCCAGATAAGTTCACATTGGTAGGCTTGCTCACAGCTTGTGCTAATTTAGGTGTGTTAAGCAAAGGCAAAGTCTTGCATGCTTATGTTGAGCAGGGACTGGTAAAGCGTGATGTGTTTCTCGGGACTGCATTACTGGACATGTATGCAAAATGTGGGAAGATGGATCAAGCAATGTTAGTTTTCGGTAGGATGGAGGAAAGGGACGCACAGACTTGGACTGTGATTATTTCAGGCCTTGCAATGAATGGAATGGGAAAGCATGCACTTGAGCATTTCTGTTTGATGAAGAATAAGGGTTTAAGACCCAATGCAGTAGCTTATGTCAGTGTTCTGACTGCATGCAGTCATTCAGGTCTTTTAGATGAGGGACACATGTTTTTTGATGAGATGAGTAGTATATACAGCATCAAACCTGAGATTGAGCACTACGGATGCATGGTAGATTTGCTTGGTCGTCGTGGACGTTTGCAAGAGGCAATTGAACTTATTGAAACCATGCCGATGGAACCAAATGCAGTTATATGGGGGTCCATGTTAAGTGCCTGCAGGCTATACAAGAACACAGAGTTAGCAGAGAAAGCAACAAAGCATCTCCTTGAGTTAGAGCCACAAGAGGATGCTGTATATGTCCAGTTATACAACATATACATTGATAATAAAAGGTGGGCAGATGCTTGCAAGATCCGGCGCTTGATGGAAGAGAGGGGCGTTAAAAAGACTGCAGGTTATAGCTCGATTACAGTAGGGGGACAGGTACACAAGTTCATTGCTGGTGACCAGATGCACCCAGATATTATGGAGATTCAATCTATGATAGGCGAGATGACGGAGAGATTGAAATTGGCAGGTTATTCACCAATCACAGAACAGATATCCGTGGAAATGGACGAGGAGGAAAAGGAACAGGCATTGTTTACTCATAGTGAGAAGATGGCAATTGCTTTCGGGATCATGAAATTGCCATCCAATTTGCCAATTCATGTTCTGAAGAACTTAAGGGTATGTGAGGATTGTCATTCTGCAATCAAGCTAATATCCAAGATCTGGAATCGATACATTGTGGTCAGAGATAGGAGCCGTTTCCACCATTTTCGAGATGCCCATTGCTCTTGCAATGATTTCTGGTGA
- the LOC103979767 gene encoding carbonic anhydrase, chloroplastic isoform X2: MDPVERLTSGFERFKKEVYEENPDLFSQLAVGQSPKFMVFACADSRVCPSVVLNFQPGEAFTVRNIANMVPPYDQTKYSGVGAAIEYAVLNLKVEYIVVMGHSSCGGIKGLMSIKEDGTTSTDFVEEWVKICLPAKEKVVAEHAALSFADQCTQCEKEAVNVSLDNLKTYPFVSDALEKTTLKLIGAHYDFVAGSFEAWET; encoded by the exons ATGGATCCGGTGGAGAGGTTGACCTCGGGGTTCGAGCGCTTCAAGAAGGAGGTCTACGA GGAAAACCCCGATCTGTTCTCCCAACTCGCAGTCGGGCAGAGCCCTAAG TTCATGGTGTTTGCATGTGCCGATTCCCGTGTGTGCCCGTCGGTGGTGCTCAACTTCCAGCCGGGGGAGGCCTTCACCGTCCGCAACATCGCCAACATGGTTCCCCCGTATGATCAG ACAAAGTACTCCGGGGTCGGGGCTGCCATCGAATATGCCGTCCTCAATCTCAAG GTTGAGTACATCGTGGTGATGGGCCACAGCAGCTGCGGTGGAATCAAGGGGCTGATGTCCATCAAAGAAGACGGCACCACCAGCAC CGACTTCGTAGAGGAGTGGGTGAAGATTTGTTTGCCGGCAAAGGAGAAGGTGGTGGCTGAGCACGCAGCCTTATCTTTCGCTGATCAATGCACCCAATGCGAGAAG GAAGCGGTGAATGTCTCCCTTGACAACCTGAAGACTTACCCCTTCGTCAGCGACGCGCTGGAGAAGACGACCTTGAAGCTAATCGGGGCGCACTACGATTTCGTCGCTGGCAGCTTCGAGGCTTGGGAGACTTGA
- the LOC103979767 gene encoding carbonic anhydrase, chloroplastic isoform X1: MMARASANVQEMDPVERLTSGFERFKKEVYEENPDLFSQLAVGQSPKFMVFACADSRVCPSVVLNFQPGEAFTVRNIANMVPPYDQTKYSGVGAAIEYAVLNLKVEYIVVMGHSSCGGIKGLMSIKEDGTTSTDFVEEWVKICLPAKEKVVAEHAALSFADQCTQCEKEAVNVSLDNLKTYPFVSDALEKTTLKLIGAHYDFVAGSFEAWET, from the exons ATGATGGCTAGAGCCTCTGCAAATGTGCAGGAAATGGATCCGGTGGAGAGGTTGACCTCGGGGTTCGAGCGCTTCAAGAAGGAGGTCTACGA GGAAAACCCCGATCTGTTCTCCCAACTCGCAGTCGGGCAGAGCCCTAAG TTCATGGTGTTTGCATGTGCCGATTCCCGTGTGTGCCCGTCGGTGGTGCTCAACTTCCAGCCGGGGGAGGCCTTCACCGTCCGCAACATCGCCAACATGGTTCCCCCGTATGATCAG ACAAAGTACTCCGGGGTCGGGGCTGCCATCGAATATGCCGTCCTCAATCTCAAG GTTGAGTACATCGTGGTGATGGGCCACAGCAGCTGCGGTGGAATCAAGGGGCTGATGTCCATCAAAGAAGACGGCACCACCAGCAC CGACTTCGTAGAGGAGTGGGTGAAGATTTGTTTGCCGGCAAAGGAGAAGGTGGTGGCTGAGCACGCAGCCTTATCTTTCGCTGATCAATGCACCCAATGCGAGAAG GAAGCGGTGAATGTCTCCCTTGACAACCTGAAGACTTACCCCTTCGTCAGCGACGCGCTGGAGAAGACGACCTTGAAGCTAATCGGGGCGCACTACGATTTCGTCGCTGGCAGCTTCGAGGCTTGGGAGACTTGA
- the LOC135632807 gene encoding protein ELC-like: MLVCYYSVACGQTNLSRCILNALSWSTELRIHTSMILLPVSHLSADALTEGMVSSSSARFVDAALRATGERALSYTNHNLKRVIRKHLLALLDDFPTLSPRSDTFTDDDGTASHLLQAHGFLPISSSISHVLVTIWLHRCYPYHAPVVYVFPTNAHLLLPDHPFLGPSGAVASPYLHRWRYPSSNLSHLARNLVNIFGLCHPYHFDMTPPPATDASLASNREAIDRLYARLHRDAKQFQPRIEVEIERFGSAQLALRDRAKTIESGLRDLEGERLSLEKCLEEKAKDANVLSAWLQEHGGKPQSPGEMVALEAVDERERRMVESAAAAGAIDDAVCVLDEALAAGVLDFGPYIKQVRCLAREQFFHKALVRKIQQTSGDLLP; encoded by the coding sequence ATGTTGGTGTGTTATTATTCTGTCGCTTGCGGTCAAACCAATCTCTCACGCTGTATTTTGAATGCACTGAGCTGGTCGACCGAGTTAAGGATTCATACGTCCATGATCTTGCTGCCTGTATCCCATTTATCTGCAGACGCACTCACCGAGGGAAtggtctcctcctcctctgctcgGTTCGTCGACGCCGCCCTGAGAGCCACCGGAGAAAGAGCCCTTTCCTACACCAACCACAACCTGAAACGGGTAATCCGGAAACACCTCCTCGCACTCCTCGACGACTTCCCCACTCTCTCCCCCCGCTCGGACACCTTCACCGACGACGACGGCACCGCCTCCCACCTCCTCCAGGCGCATGGCTTCTTGCCCATATCTTCCTCTATTTCGCACGTCCTTGTGACGATATGGCTTCACCGGTGCTACCCTTACCATGCGCCCGTCGTGTACGTATTCCCCACGAACGCCCACCTCCTGCTGCCCGATCACCCTTTCCTCGGCCCCTCGGGAGCCGTCGCTTCTCCTTACCTCCATCGGTGGCGGTATCCCTCGTCCAACCTCTCCCATCTCGCACGTAACCTCGTCAATATCTTCGGGCTGTGCCACCCCTACCACTTCGACATGACTCCCCCTCCCGCCACCGACGCCTCTCTAGCCTCCAATCGGGAGGCGATCGACCGCCTATATGCTCGCCTCCACCGCGACGCGAAGCAATTCCAGCCCCGGATCGAGGTGGAGATCGAGCGCTTCGGGAGCGCGCAACTCGCGCTGCGTGACCGAGCTAAAACTATCGAGTCCGGCCTGCGAGACCTCGAGGGGGAGCGGCTGAGCCTGGAGAAGTGTTTGGAGGAGAAGGCGAAGGATGCGAATGTGCTGTCAGCTTGGTTGCAGGAGCACGGCGGTAAGCCGCAGTCGCCGGGTGAGATGGTAGCACTGGAGGCAGTGGATGAGAGGGAAAGACGCATGGTGGAGAGCGCAGCCGCGGCGGGTGCCATCGACGACGCGGTGTGCGTGCTCGACGAAGCGCTTGCGGCGGGTGTGTTGGACTTCGGACCTTACATCAAACAGGTGAGGTGTTTGGCGAGAGAGCAGTTCTTCCACAAGGCCTTGGTCAGAAAAATCCAGCAGACCAGTGGAGACTTGTTGCCATAG